One genomic window of Micromonospora sp. WMMD1128 includes the following:
- a CDS encoding ABC transporter substrate-binding protein produces the protein MSLVDRIRGPVPARHPDPTEPAYGGTLRLHTTERIEPLDPATAHGPATRQLLWATTRQLFAWPAAAVLPPADRHVPPVPDLAAELPSRAGDAVSADGLRWIVRLRPDVRWDTTPPRPVTASDVLRGLKRIAGPAARAAAIAPLADAVVGLAEYHAAARHAGGPVRPTAAGCAEFADRHDIPGVRVIDAYTLVFRLRRPVDLVRLLADVGLAPVPAEYDAHLPGAAAPRSTGPFRPVGRTDTGAVRLAHNPAWDPAGDPLRARFVDRIEARGDATPDELDAAALASGAVDLSWARHTTGVGSGSAATWGLDAYLVFNLRGPDRPAGPRRHAVRRAVALAVDRLAVAEALAAPGVPYRLQHGLIPPGLPGHRRYDPWPTPYHRGDPEASRAALGTLGPGARPRLTVAVPDDPRRREAAEILTANLAAAGITARTTVHRDGDLHDLLLDPASGRAGRWDVALCDWTPDGCADPGQELRSMVADDVAGGRNYGGYRSARIAWLLAQARAEADPGRADERWHRFDLAVLRDLPVIPLVAAAVAPRSGRSPRVRNVRFLPHLHRVDLTNVWLADDTG, from the coding sequence ATGTCCCTGGTGGACCGGATCCGTGGCCCCGTCCCGGCACGTCACCCCGACCCGACCGAGCCGGCCTACGGCGGGACCCTGCGCCTGCACACCACCGAACGGATCGAGCCGCTCGACCCGGCCACCGCGCACGGCCCGGCCACCCGGCAACTGCTCTGGGCGACCACCCGCCAGCTCTTCGCCTGGCCGGCGGCGGCGGTCCTCCCGCCCGCCGACCGGCACGTCCCGCCCGTGCCCGACCTCGCCGCCGAGCTGCCCAGCCGGGCCGGCGACGCGGTGAGCGCCGACGGTCTCCGGTGGATCGTCCGGCTCCGGCCCGACGTCCGCTGGGACACCACCCCGCCCCGCCCGGTCACCGCGTCCGACGTGCTGCGCGGATTGAAGCGGATCGCCGGCCCGGCCGCCCGCGCCGCCGCGATCGCACCGCTGGCCGACGCCGTCGTCGGCCTCGCCGAATACCACGCGGCGGCCCGCCACGCCGGCGGGCCCGTCCGCCCCACCGCCGCCGGGTGCGCCGAGTTCGCCGACCGGCACGACATCCCCGGCGTACGCGTCATCGACGCGTACACCCTGGTGTTCCGGCTGCGTCGGCCGGTGGACCTCGTCCGGCTGCTGGCCGACGTGGGCCTCGCACCGGTCCCCGCCGAATACGACGCCCACCTGCCCGGCGCCGCCGCGCCCCGCTCCACCGGCCCGTTCCGGCCGGTCGGGCGCACCGACACCGGCGCGGTACGACTGGCGCACAACCCGGCCTGGGACCCGGCCGGCGACCCGCTGCGGGCCCGGTTCGTCGACCGGATCGAGGCCCGGGGCGACGCCACCCCCGACGAACTCGACGCCGCCGCCCTGGCGTCGGGCGCGGTCGACCTGAGCTGGGCGCGGCACACGACCGGCGTCGGCTCGGGCTCCGCCGCGACCTGGGGGCTGGACGCCTACCTGGTGTTCAACCTGCGCGGACCGGACCGCCCCGCCGGCCCGCGCCGGCACGCGGTACGCCGGGCGGTGGCGCTCGCCGTCGACCGGCTGGCCGTCGCCGAGGCGCTCGCGGCGCCCGGCGTGCCGTACCGCCTCCAGCACGGCCTCATCCCGCCCGGCCTGCCGGGCCACCGCCGGTACGATCCCTGGCCGACCCCGTACCACCGGGGTGACCCCGAGGCGTCCCGGGCGGCGCTGGGCACGCTCGGCCCCGGCGCCCGCCCCCGGCTGACGGTGGCGGTGCCCGACGACCCCCGCCGGCGCGAGGCCGCCGAGATCCTCACCGCCAACCTGGCCGCCGCCGGCATCACGGCGCGGACCACCGTCCATCGCGACGGCGACCTGCACGACCTGCTCCTCGACCCGGCGTCCGGCCGGGCCGGACGGTGGGACGTCGCGCTCTGCGACTGGACGCCCGACGGATGTGCCGATCCCGGGCAGGAACTACGGTCGATGGTCGCCGACGACGTCGCCGGCGGACGCAACTACGGTGGCTACCGCTCGGCCCGGATCGCCTGGCTGCTGGCGCAGGCCCGCGCCGAGGCGGACCCCGGTCGGGCGGACGAACGCTGGCACCGGTTCGACCTCGCCGTCCTTCGGGACCTGCCGGTGATCCCGCTTGTCGCGGCGGCCGTCGCGCCGCGCTCCGGCCGTTCGCCCCGGGTACGCAACGTGCGCTTCCTGCCGCACCTGCACCGGGTGGACCTGACGAACGTCTGGCTGGCCGACGACACCGGCTGA